Proteins encoded in a region of the Saccharothrix ecbatanensis genome:
- a CDS encoding acetate/propionate family kinase: MRVLVVNAGSSSLKLRLLAADDEVERTADVEPDPARLGDVLEDWPAPDAIGHRVVHGGTRFTDPVVIDDLVRRALVDLTSLAPLHQPKSLAGLDAVHKLLPDVPAVACFDTAFHTTIPAAAATYAVPKEWRERYAIRRYGFHGLSHAYCARRVAELCAPKRLVTCHLGAGASLAAIADGRSVDTTMGFTPLEGLVMATRSGTVDPGLVLWLEEHENLSPHEVATALEERSGLTALAGTADMREIDARAAEGDRDAVLALDVYTHRLVAGVAAMAAALGGLDVLAFTGGVGEKSVTVRRRAAERLGFLGVAVDNDRNEQVDGDTDISGPHATTRTLVVTAREDLEIAHGTRAALRDGD, translated from the coding sequence GTGCGGGTCCTGGTGGTCAACGCGGGCTCGTCCAGCCTGAAGCTGCGGCTGCTGGCGGCCGACGACGAAGTGGAGCGCACCGCCGACGTCGAACCCGACCCCGCACGGCTCGGTGACGTCCTGGAGGACTGGCCCGCGCCGGACGCCATCGGCCACCGAGTGGTGCACGGCGGCACCCGGTTCACCGACCCGGTCGTGATCGACGACCTCGTCCGCCGGGCGCTGGTGGACCTGACGTCGCTCGCGCCGCTGCACCAGCCGAAGTCGTTGGCCGGCCTGGACGCGGTGCACAAGCTGCTGCCGGACGTCCCGGCGGTCGCGTGCTTCGACACCGCGTTCCACACCACCATCCCGGCCGCGGCTGCGACGTACGCGGTGCCCAAGGAGTGGCGGGAGCGTTACGCCATCCGCCGGTACGGGTTCCACGGTCTCTCCCACGCCTACTGCGCACGTCGAGTGGCCGAGCTGTGCGCGCCGAAGCGGCTCGTCACCTGCCACTTGGGCGCGGGCGCGTCCCTGGCCGCGATCGCCGACGGCCGGAGCGTCGACACCACCATGGGTTTCACGCCGCTGGAGGGCCTGGTCATGGCGACCAGGTCGGGCACGGTCGACCCTGGTCTGGTGCTCTGGCTGGAGGAGCACGAGAACCTGTCGCCGCACGAGGTCGCGACCGCGTTGGAGGAACGGTCGGGCCTCACCGCGTTGGCCGGCACCGCTGACATGCGCGAGATCGACGCCCGTGCGGCGGAAGGCGACCGCGATGCCGTGCTGGCGCTGGACGTCTACACGCATCGGCTGGTCGCGGGCGTCGCCGCGATGGCTGCCGCGTTGGGCGGTCTGGACGTGCTCGCGTTCACCGGCGGCGTCGGCGAGAAGTCGGTCACGGTGCGCCGCCGTGCCGCCGAACGCCTGGGCTTCCTCGGAGTCGCCGTCGACAACGACCGCAACGAGCAGGTCGACGGCGACACCGACATCAGCGGCCCGCACGCCACCACCCGGACCCTCGTCGTCACCGCCCGGGAAGACCTGGAGATCGCGCACGGCACGCGCGCCGCGTTGCGCGACGGCGACTGA
- the atpB gene encoding F0F1 ATP synthase subunit A has protein sequence MADNTFTPPGPAEFFPPAIFGGVTKPMILVVLSVVIIAAFFLITSRKLKLVPGKWQFAAESVYDFGRNSIAREQIGAKDFQPYVPLVLSLFTFVLVNNLFGIVPLVQFPTMAHIGFPAAVALLVVFPVYHFVGIRRHGLVGYLRNQFIIPDVPKPVLWLLLIPTEVILKFFFDPVNLAIRVFAAMFAGHLLVLVFVLGGEFLLLEGAPLLKPLAAVSFALAIGITALEALIQVLQAYIFATLSAHFIGRALAAHH, from the coding sequence ATGGCCGACAACACTTTCACGCCGCCGGGTCCGGCGGAGTTCTTCCCGCCGGCGATCTTCGGCGGAGTGACCAAACCGATGATCCTCGTGGTGCTGTCGGTGGTGATCATCGCGGCGTTCTTCCTGATCACGAGCCGGAAACTCAAGCTGGTGCCGGGCAAGTGGCAGTTCGCCGCCGAGTCGGTCTACGACTTCGGCCGCAACTCGATCGCCCGCGAGCAGATCGGCGCGAAGGACTTCCAGCCGTACGTGCCGCTTGTGCTGTCCCTGTTCACCTTCGTCCTGGTGAACAACCTCTTCGGCATCGTGCCGCTGGTGCAGTTCCCGACCATGGCGCACATCGGCTTCCCCGCGGCGGTCGCGCTGCTGGTCGTGTTCCCGGTGTACCACTTCGTCGGGATCAGGCGGCACGGCCTCGTCGGCTACCTGCGCAACCAGTTCATCATCCCGGACGTGCCGAAACCGGTGCTGTGGCTGCTGCTCATCCCCACCGAGGTCATCCTCAAGTTCTTCTTCGACCCGGTGAACCTGGCGATCCGGGTGTTCGCGGCGATGTTCGCGGGGCACCTGCTGGTGTTGGTGTTCGTACTCGGCGGCGAGTTCCTGCTCCTGGAAGGCGCCCCGCTGCTGAAACCGCTGGCCGCGGTCAGCTTCGCGCTGGCGATCGGCATCACCGCGCTGGAAGCGCTGATCCAGGTGCTCCAGGCGTACATCTTCGCCACCCTGAGCGCCCACTTCATCGGCCGCGCCCTGGCCGCCCACCACTGA
- a CDS encoding extracellular solute-binding protein encodes MSEPGGHWSPRFRVVLIGVILLVGIAVTMVSTLLFTELEKSWTPGSVARAVLGAMLALFSGVYVNLMLAVIVRVWRRPEPTELRLGDAVSNLGTALRQPLRRVGIVLTVVAIVVVGLVLRPPDAGPEPGGLVIMTAFNESANDPRTILFEQWNQANPDNQLEVVPVSGEPDQQNERMVNDAKPGGANRADVYLLDVVWTAQFAELEYIRELDRSAVAGDFVPRILDTCTYEEKLWAVPFNTDVGMLFYRDDLTAAPKNWDDYFGRAAADAARAAGVEAANAASLDDEEILTVVALEAMWAAGGEAFGRDGEVARNADESAVELGPADLTGIERLVAASRDPDIVLDEARTTTDNAAVGAFADGRSLYMRNWPVAYDKLLDRVEFGVVAPPTASVLGGQNLAISASTDKPRAARALIEFLTSASSQLILSELGGFAPTRQSAYDNSKRADIQQIRTALNDARLRPRTPNYVEFSRVFREGIAYALTDPKGQLPPDLLERLAEILDKPVTQPTR; translated from the coding sequence ATGTCGGAGCCCGGGGGACACTGGAGTCCCCGTTTTCGTGTTGTCCTGATCGGGGTAATCCTGCTGGTCGGCATCGCCGTGACCATGGTGTCCACCCTCTTGTTCACGGAGTTGGAGAAGTCGTGGACGCCCGGCTCCGTGGCGCGGGCCGTGCTCGGTGCGATGTTGGCGCTGTTCTCCGGCGTCTACGTGAACCTCATGCTGGCGGTGATCGTCAGGGTGTGGCGCCGGCCCGAGCCGACGGAACTCCGGCTGGGTGACGCGGTCAGCAATCTCGGGACAGCGCTGCGGCAACCGCTGAGGCGGGTCGGGATCGTGCTGACCGTCGTCGCCATCGTCGTGGTGGGCCTGGTCCTGCGCCCGCCGGACGCCGGCCCGGAGCCGGGCGGACTGGTCATCATGACGGCGTTCAACGAGAGCGCCAACGACCCGCGGACGATCCTCTTCGAGCAGTGGAACCAGGCGAACCCGGACAACCAGCTCGAAGTCGTCCCCGTGTCCGGCGAGCCGGACCAGCAGAACGAGCGGATGGTCAACGACGCGAAGCCGGGTGGCGCCAACCGCGCCGACGTCTACCTGCTGGACGTCGTGTGGACGGCGCAATTCGCGGAACTCGAGTACATCCGGGAACTCGACCGGTCGGCCGTGGCGGGTGATTTCGTGCCCCGGATCCTCGACACCTGCACCTATGAAGAGAAGTTGTGGGCCGTGCCGTTCAACACCGACGTCGGAATGCTGTTCTACCGCGACGACTTGACCGCCGCGCCGAAGAACTGGGACGACTACTTCGGCCGTGCCGCGGCGGACGCGGCCAGGGCAGCCGGTGTGGAGGCGGCGAACGCGGCGTCGCTGGACGATGAGGAGATCCTCACCGTCGTCGCGTTGGAGGCCATGTGGGCGGCCGGCGGCGAGGCGTTCGGCCGTGACGGCGAAGTCGCGCGGAACGCGGACGAGAGCGCCGTCGAACTCGGGCCGGCCGACCTGACCGGCATCGAGCGCCTGGTCGCGGCGTCCCGCGACCCCGACATCGTGCTGGACGAGGCTCGGACGACCACGGACAACGCGGCGGTCGGCGCGTTCGCCGACGGGCGGTCGTTGTACATGCGCAACTGGCCGGTCGCGTACGACAAACTGCTCGACCGCGTCGAGTTCGGGGTCGTCGCACCGCCCACGGCGAGCGTCCTCGGCGGGCAGAACCTGGCCATCAGCGCGTCCACGGACAAACCGCGCGCCGCGCGGGCGTTGATCGAGTTCCTGACCAGCGCGTCCAGCCAGCTGATCCTGTCCGAGCTGGGCGGGTTCGCGCCGACCAGGCAGTCCGCGTACGACAACAGCAAGCGTGCCGACATCCAGCAGATCCGCACCGCTCTGAACGACGCTCGCCTTCGCCCGCGCACGCCGAACTACGTGGAGTTCAGCCGGGTGTTCCGCGAGGGCATCGCATACGCGCTCACCGACCCGAAGGGTCAGTTGCCGCCGGACCTCTTGGAGCGGCTGGCGGAGATCCTGGACAAGCCGGTCACGCAACCCACCCGCTGA
- a CDS encoding ATP-binding protein, with protein sequence MTDSVRNVVVGRVVGNVVQAGSATVIPPEARPTAVAGLPPPAVFVGRENELARLTAALEPGGSEAVLVWSVGGLPGVGKTALAVCAARQAVAAGWFPGGVVMTNLRGYDQANQRLTASTALAGLLGALGVADEHIPPEVEDRARLWRSLLADRERMLVVADNVSDPDQVVPLLPGDSRHQVLITSRHRMAGLDHTRLLDLDVLDVPDAVRMLAAVLDISNPDDTRAADNPVECERVAQLCGGLPLAVRVAAALLVADPERSVADLAEALADGRHRLRELNFDGSLAVRAAFDLSYAHLDPDQARLLRLTALDPGPDVGLDTIAAIADTDRTTALRLIRRLRAAHLVQPGQSADRWRMHDLVKLYAAEKAAEDPDHDRTIVRMLDHYLATVTAAGDSHGEVRVGTEAVRAVDAERANLVPVIDLAHTAGHPGHVVALTRALTMYFDLRKLWTEWISTHELALSAARGAGDREAEATLLVKLGLAHGQLLRTEVAMACFRAALPLFRRLGDRVGFAEALNRLGVMFRHTGRSRWAMACHTWARDLFREAGDPKGQLGALHNMAVLHRRLRDLDQAAALHLECLVLCRELGPLLEGRVLDQLGVTYREMGRVSEAIECHRRNLRITEAVADPHGNALTMATLAVTYRVADRLTEAVSCHLEALRTFRAFGSLPSVGQVLKELGATYREMGRDDDAVVCWAEALRVFEALPAVSAGAVADRTRRDLAALTAEVRTPPAASRPGPAPGSPHPTAPG encoded by the coding sequence GTGACCGACTCGGTGCGCAACGTCGTGGTCGGGCGGGTCGTCGGGAACGTGGTGCAGGCCGGCAGCGCGACCGTGATCCCGCCGGAGGCCCGGCCGACCGCGGTCGCCGGCCTGCCACCACCGGCCGTGTTCGTGGGACGTGAGAATGAGCTGGCCCGACTGACCGCCGCACTGGAGCCGGGCGGGTCGGAGGCCGTGCTGGTGTGGTCCGTCGGCGGGCTGCCCGGGGTCGGCAAGACCGCGCTCGCGGTGTGCGCGGCCCGTCAGGCGGTCGCCGCCGGGTGGTTCCCCGGCGGGGTGGTGATGACCAACCTGCGCGGCTATGACCAGGCCAACCAGCGGCTCACCGCGTCTACCGCGTTGGCCGGGCTGCTCGGCGCGCTGGGTGTGGCCGACGAGCACATCCCGCCGGAGGTGGAGGACCGGGCGCGGCTGTGGCGATCGCTGCTCGCCGACCGTGAGCGGATGCTGGTGGTGGCGGACAACGTGTCCGACCCCGACCAGGTCGTCCCGCTGCTGCCCGGCGACTCCCGGCACCAGGTGCTGATCACGAGCCGACATCGGATGGCCGGCCTCGACCACACCCGCCTGCTGGACCTCGACGTGTTGGACGTGCCGGACGCGGTGCGGATGCTCGCCGCCGTGCTGGACATCAGCAACCCCGATGACACCCGCGCGGCGGATAATCCTGTGGAGTGCGAGCGGGTCGCGCAGCTGTGCGGCGGGTTGCCGTTGGCGGTCAGAGTGGCCGCAGCGCTGCTGGTGGCAGACCCGGAGCGGTCGGTCGCCGACCTCGCCGAGGCGTTGGCCGATGGCCGGCATCGCCTGCGGGAGTTGAACTTCGACGGGAGCCTCGCCGTGCGCGCCGCGTTCGACCTGTCCTACGCCCACCTCGACCCGGACCAGGCAAGACTGCTGCGCCTGACCGCGCTCGACCCGGGACCGGACGTCGGCCTCGACACCATCGCCGCGATCGCCGACACCGACCGCACGACCGCGTTGCGGCTCATCCGCCGCCTGCGTGCCGCCCACCTGGTGCAACCCGGCCAGTCAGCGGATCGCTGGCGGATGCACGACCTGGTCAAGCTGTACGCGGCGGAGAAGGCGGCCGAGGATCCCGATCACGACCGGACGATCGTCCGGATGCTCGACCACTACCTCGCCACGGTGACGGCAGCCGGCGACAGCCACGGCGAGGTGAGGGTGGGCACCGAGGCGGTGCGCGCGGTCGACGCCGAACGCGCCAACCTGGTTCCCGTGATCGACCTCGCCCACACCGCAGGGCACCCGGGGCACGTGGTCGCCCTCACCAGAGCCCTCACCATGTACTTCGACCTGCGCAAGCTGTGGACCGAGTGGATCTCCACCCACGAGCTGGCCCTGTCGGCCGCCCGTGGAGCCGGCGACCGGGAGGCCGAGGCGACGCTGCTGGTCAAGCTCGGCCTGGCACACGGCCAGCTACTGCGCACCGAGGTCGCGATGGCCTGTTTCCGCGCGGCCCTGCCGCTCTTCCGGCGGTTGGGCGACCGGGTCGGGTTCGCCGAGGCGCTCAACCGGCTCGGCGTGATGTTCCGGCACACGGGAAGGTCGCGGTGGGCGATGGCCTGCCACACGTGGGCGCGTGACCTGTTCCGGGAAGCCGGCGACCCGAAGGGGCAACTCGGCGCGTTGCACAACATGGCGGTGCTGCACCGGCGGCTGCGCGACCTCGACCAGGCGGCGGCGCTGCACCTGGAGTGCCTGGTGCTGTGCCGGGAACTCGGTCCACTGCTCGAAGGGCGCGTGCTCGACCAACTCGGCGTCACCTACCGGGAGATGGGCAGGGTGAGCGAGGCGATCGAGTGCCACCGGCGCAACCTGCGCATCACCGAGGCGGTGGCAGATCCTCACGGCAATGCCCTGACGATGGCGACGCTGGCGGTGACCTACCGGGTCGCCGACCGGCTGACCGAGGCGGTGAGCTGCCACCTGGAGGCGCTGCGGACGTTCCGGGCGTTCGGCTCGCTGCCCAGCGTCGGCCAGGTGCTGAAGGAACTCGGCGCGACCTACCGGGAGATGGGACGGGACGACGACGCCGTCGTGTGCTGGGCGGAGGCGCTGCGGGTCTTCGAAGCGCTGCCGGCGGTCAGCGCGGGTGCCGTTGCCGACCGCACGAGGCGGGACCTCGCCGCCCTCACCGCCGAGGTTCGGACTCCTCCGGCGGCCAGTCGTCCTGGACCTGCACCTGGATCTCCGCATCCGACAGCGCCCGGCTGA
- a CDS encoding phosphoketolase family protein has protein sequence MASTATDDLDLLDAYWRAANYLSVGQIYLLDNPLLREPLRPEHVKPRLLGHWGTTPGLNLVYAHMNRVIRQRDLNALYVTGPGHGGPGLVANAYLEGTYSEVYSGIGEDVDGLRALFRQFSFPGGIPSHVAPETPGSIHEGGELGYALLHAYGAVFDNPDLLAVCVVGDGEAETGPLAASWHSNKFLDPVRDGVVLPVLHLNGYKIANPTVLARIPDDELASLLRGYGHTPHFVVGDEPKAVHDQLASTLDRVLDDIAEMQSAKRRPPWPMIVLRTPKGWTGPKEVDGRPVEGTFHSHQVPLAGTRTDAGHRARLEEWMRSYRPEELFDDNGRLMPELRALAPTGDRRMSANPHTNGGRLLRDLRMPDFRDHAVTVDRPAAGSSEATKVLGAFLRDVVRLNPDNFLIMGPDEVASNRLSEVFDVTGRKWQAATVPGDDHLAPQGRVLEVLSEHLCQGWLEGYLLTGRHGLFTSYEAFIHIVDSMLNQHAKWLKTTRVIPWRAPLASLNYLLSSHVWRQDHNGFSHQDPGFLDHVVNKKAEIVRVYLPPDTNTLLSVADHCLRSRHYVNVIVAGKQPALTYLDMPDAIAHCTRGLGIWDWAGTTEGEPDVVLACAGDIPTLETLAAAKLLREHLPELKVRVVNVVDLMRLQPDTEHPHGLSDRDFDALFTTDKPVIFAFHGYPWLIHRLTYRRTNHANLHVRGYKEEGTTTTPFDMVMLNDLDRFHLVMDVIDRVPSLGGAAASLRQRMSDARLSARQHTREHGEDDPAIADWTWR, from the coding sequence ATGGCGTCGACCGCGACGGACGATCTCGACCTGCTGGACGCCTACTGGCGTGCGGCGAACTACCTGTCCGTCGGGCAGATCTACCTGCTCGACAACCCGCTGCTGCGCGAACCGCTGCGTCCCGAGCACGTCAAGCCACGCCTGCTCGGCCACTGGGGCACCACCCCCGGCCTCAACCTGGTCTACGCGCACATGAACCGCGTGATCCGGCAACGCGACCTGAACGCCCTGTACGTCACCGGCCCTGGTCACGGCGGTCCCGGCCTGGTCGCGAACGCCTACCTGGAGGGCACCTACAGCGAGGTGTACTCCGGCATCGGCGAAGACGTCGACGGCCTGCGCGCGCTGTTCCGCCAGTTCTCGTTCCCCGGCGGCATCCCCAGCCACGTCGCACCCGAGACACCCGGCTCGATCCACGAGGGCGGCGAACTCGGCTACGCCCTCCTGCACGCCTACGGCGCGGTGTTCGACAACCCGGACCTGCTGGCGGTGTGCGTGGTCGGGGACGGTGAGGCGGAGACCGGGCCGCTGGCCGCGAGCTGGCACTCGAACAAGTTCCTCGACCCGGTCCGTGACGGCGTGGTGCTGCCCGTGCTGCACCTGAACGGCTACAAGATCGCCAACCCGACGGTGCTGGCGCGCATCCCGGACGACGAGCTGGCGTCGTTGCTGCGCGGCTACGGCCACACGCCGCACTTCGTCGTCGGTGACGAGCCGAAGGCCGTGCACGACCAGCTGGCGTCCACTTTGGACCGGGTGCTGGACGACATCGCCGAGATGCAGTCGGCGAAGCGACGCCCGCCGTGGCCGATGATCGTGCTGCGCACCCCGAAAGGCTGGACCGGTCCCAAAGAGGTGGACGGCCGACCGGTCGAGGGCACGTTCCACTCGCACCAGGTGCCGCTCGCCGGCACCCGCACCGACGCCGGGCACCGCGCCCGGCTGGAGGAGTGGATGCGAAGCTACCGCCCCGAGGAGCTGTTCGACGACAACGGCCGGCTGATGCCCGAACTGCGTGCCCTCGCGCCCACCGGCGACCGGCGGATGAGCGCCAACCCGCACACCAACGGCGGCCGGCTGCTGCGCGACCTGCGGATGCCCGACTTCCGCGACCACGCCGTGACCGTCGACCGGCCCGCCGCCGGGAGCAGTGAGGCCACGAAGGTGCTCGGCGCGTTCCTGCGGGACGTGGTGCGCCTCAACCCGGACAACTTCCTGATCATGGGCCCGGACGAGGTGGCGTCCAACCGGCTGTCCGAGGTGTTCGACGTGACCGGCCGCAAGTGGCAGGCGGCGACCGTCCCCGGTGACGACCACCTCGCGCCGCAAGGCCGGGTGCTCGAAGTGCTGTCCGAGCACCTGTGCCAGGGCTGGTTGGAGGGCTACCTGCTGACCGGCAGGCACGGCCTGTTCACCAGCTACGAGGCGTTCATCCACATCGTCGACTCGATGCTCAACCAGCACGCGAAGTGGCTCAAGACGACCCGGGTGATCCCGTGGCGCGCGCCGCTCGCGTCGCTGAACTACCTGCTGTCGTCGCACGTGTGGCGGCAGGACCACAACGGGTTCAGCCACCAGGACCCGGGCTTCCTCGACCACGTGGTCAACAAGAAGGCCGAGATCGTCCGCGTGTACCTGCCGCCGGACACCAACACACTGCTGTCGGTCGCCGACCACTGCCTCCGCAGCCGGCACTACGTCAACGTGATCGTGGCGGGCAAGCAACCCGCGCTCACCTACCTGGACATGCCCGACGCGATCGCGCACTGCACCCGCGGCCTGGGCATCTGGGACTGGGCGGGCACCACGGAGGGCGAGCCGGACGTGGTGCTGGCGTGCGCGGGCGACATCCCGACGCTGGAGACCCTGGCCGCCGCCAAGCTGCTGCGCGAACACCTGCCGGAGCTGAAGGTGCGCGTCGTCAACGTCGTGGACCTGATGCGCCTGCAGCCGGACACCGAGCACCCGCACGGCCTGTCCGACCGTGATTTCGACGCCCTGTTCACCACCGACAAGCCGGTGATCTTCGCCTTCCACGGCTACCCGTGGCTCATCCACCGCCTCACGTACCGCCGCACGAACCACGCCAACCTGCACGTGCGCGGCTACAAGGAGGAAGGCACCACGACCACCCCTTTCGACATGGTGATGCTCAACGACCTGGACCGGTTCCACCTGGTCATGGACGTGATCGACCGGGTGCCGTCGCTGGGCGGCGCGGCGGCGTCCCTGCGGCAGCGCATGTCGGACGCCCGGCTGTCCGCACGCCAGCACACCCGCGAGCACGGCGAGGACGATCCGGCGATCGCCGACTGGACGTGGCGCTGA
- a CDS encoding class I SAM-dependent methyltransferase has product MPDIVNTHQAEAWNGYEGGHWADNQTRYDAVNSGFNDMLLTAAGIGPQDRVLDVGCGNGQVTRLAARRAAHATGLDLSGPMLARARASAVAEDVDNVAFEQGDAQVFPLPPHTFDVALSRFGIMFFADPVAAFGNIRSALRPGGRLAFLSMRDLGQLAHVFAPVFATSGAGRPPTGSGPLSLSDPDVIDRVLTAAGFTDVKAEAVETEGVWGRDVADATEFIMGWGPVRFALRDASLSTEDQIRESVAHALTPYADADAVRLRGTARLVTATA; this is encoded by the coding sequence GTGCCGGACATCGTCAACACCCATCAGGCCGAGGCTTGGAACGGGTACGAAGGCGGCCACTGGGCCGACAACCAGACCCGCTACGACGCCGTGAACAGCGGTTTCAACGACATGCTGCTGACCGCCGCCGGTATCGGGCCGCAGGACCGGGTGCTCGACGTCGGCTGCGGCAACGGGCAGGTGACCCGGCTGGCGGCCCGGCGTGCCGCGCACGCGACCGGCCTCGACCTGTCCGGCCCGATGCTGGCCCGCGCACGGGCGTCCGCCGTGGCGGAAGACGTCGACAACGTCGCGTTCGAGCAGGGTGACGCTCAGGTCTTCCCGTTGCCGCCGCACACGTTCGACGTCGCGCTGAGCAGGTTCGGGATCATGTTCTTCGCCGACCCGGTCGCGGCGTTCGGCAACATCCGGAGCGCGCTCCGGCCCGGCGGGAGGCTGGCGTTCCTGTCGATGCGCGACCTTGGCCAACTGGCCCACGTGTTCGCCCCGGTGTTCGCCACCTCGGGCGCAGGGCGGCCGCCCACCGGCTCGGGGCCGTTGTCGCTGTCCGACCCGGACGTGATCGACCGCGTGCTCACCGCCGCCGGGTTCACCGACGTCAAGGCCGAGGCGGTGGAGACGGAAGGGGTGTGGGGCCGGGACGTCGCCGACGCCACGGAGTTCATCATGGGCTGGGGGCCGGTCCGGTTCGCGCTGCGCGACGCCTCACTGTCCACTGAGGACCAGATCCGGGAGTCCGTCGCGCACGCCCTGACCCCGTACGCCGACGCGGACGCGGTGCGGCTGCGCGGCACCGCCCGACTCGTCACAGCGACGGCCTGA
- a CDS encoding alkaline phosphatase family protein, giving the protein MDPLVPRYGGGSLADVVPSLLAGLGVPGMVDVLGISGSSRVCVLLVDGLGWRLLREYSSDAPFLASLVGSPITAGFPSTTASSLAALGTGLPTGEHGLVGYSFEDGAEVLNALRWTRYGVPEHVDLRSVLVPEEVQPRRTAFEAASDAGVAVRLVLPREQKDSGLSRAALRGGRFQAVLGFGDLVARVAEAMRSEDRVLCYAYHGDLDALGHVYGTGSDPWRWQLRFVDRLAAALADGLPHGGALVVTADHGMVPADDRVDFDTDAGLQDGVRVLGGEPRIRHVYTSDADGVRGRWTERLGDRAWVASRAEAVAAGWFGPRVADYVLPRIGDLVVAAKGSLALVRSTVEPNATTFVGHHGSLTEEEQHIPVLVAT; this is encoded by the coding sequence ATGGATCCGCTGGTCCCCCGGTACGGGGGCGGTTCGCTCGCTGACGTCGTGCCGTCGTTGCTCGCCGGGCTGGGGGTGCCGGGGATGGTGGACGTGCTGGGCATCTCCGGTTCGTCGCGGGTGTGCGTGCTGCTCGTGGACGGTCTCGGGTGGCGGTTGCTGCGGGAGTACTCCTCGGACGCGCCGTTCCTGGCGTCGTTGGTCGGTTCGCCGATCACGGCCGGGTTCCCGTCGACCACGGCGAGCAGCCTGGCGGCGTTGGGCACCGGCTTGCCGACCGGCGAGCACGGGTTGGTCGGGTACTCGTTCGAGGACGGCGCCGAGGTGTTGAACGCCTTGCGGTGGACGCGGTACGGGGTGCCGGAGCACGTCGACCTGCGGTCGGTGCTGGTGCCGGAGGAGGTGCAGCCCCGGCGGACGGCGTTCGAGGCGGCGTCGGACGCGGGGGTGGCGGTGCGGCTCGTGCTGCCTCGGGAGCAGAAGGACAGCGGGCTGTCGCGGGCGGCGTTGCGGGGTGGGCGGTTCCAGGCGGTGCTGGGGTTCGGTGACCTGGTGGCGCGGGTGGCGGAGGCGATGCGGTCGGAAGATCGGGTGCTCTGCTACGCGTACCACGGTGATCTCGACGCGCTCGGGCACGTGTACGGGACCGGGAGTGATCCGTGGCGGTGGCAGCTGCGGTTCGTCGACCGGTTGGCGGCGGCGTTGGCGGACGGGTTGCCGCACGGGGGTGCGTTGGTGGTGACGGCCGATCACGGGATGGTGCCGGCGGACGACCGGGTGGATTTCGACACGGACGCCGGGTTGCAGGACGGGGTGCGGGTGCTCGGTGGTGAGCCGCGGATCCGGCACGTCTACACGTCGGACGCGGATGGCGTGCGGGGCAGGTGGACCGAGCGCCTGGGTGACCGGGCGTGGGTGGCGTCGCGTGCGGAGGCGGTGGCGGCCGGCTGGTTCGGGCCTCGCGTGGCGGACTACGTGCTGCCGCGGATCGGTGACCTGGTGGTGGCGGCGAAGGGTTCGCTGGCGTTGGTGCGTTCGACGGTCGAGCCGAACGCCACCACGTTCGTGGGCCACCACGGGTCGTTGACGGAGGAGGAGCAGCACATCCCGGTGCTGGTGGCCACCTGA
- a CDS encoding TetR/AcrR family transcriptional regulator — protein sequence MAPRRAAALRDGDVSLRDHLIAAATRLIADRGTAGLTVRDIARAADVAVGVLYNHFADKEELLALALHAHVRAVEQRVGRPAADGTLAENLQAFVTHALAVHAAFLPAFAGLVGQPEVFARFEALPNPTADGRGLHAALADYLRVEQEQGRVGADTDPDAVATLVIGACHELLLPRLYRGTTTPAEVPPGYVEKLVATVLNGITPR from the coding sequence ATGGCACCGCGACGAGCAGCAGCACTGCGTGACGGCGACGTGAGCCTGCGCGACCACCTGATCGCCGCGGCCACGCGCCTCATCGCCGACCGCGGCACGGCCGGGCTCACCGTCCGCGACATCGCCCGTGCGGCGGACGTGGCGGTCGGCGTGCTCTACAACCACTTCGCGGACAAGGAAGAGCTGCTCGCGCTCGCCCTGCACGCACACGTCCGCGCGGTGGAGCAGCGGGTCGGACGGCCGGCGGCGGACGGCACGCTCGCGGAGAACCTGCAAGCGTTCGTCACGCACGCGTTGGCCGTGCACGCCGCGTTCCTGCCCGCGTTCGCCGGTCTGGTGGGTCAGCCGGAGGTGTTCGCCCGGTTCGAAGCGCTGCCGAACCCGACGGCCGACGGACGCGGGCTGCACGCGGCACTCGCCGACTACCTGCGCGTCGAGCAGGAGCAGGGGCGGGTCGGCGCGGACACCGATCCCGACGCGGTGGCCACGCTGGTCATCGGCGCCTGCCACGAACTCCTCCTCCCCCGCCTCTACCGCGGCACGACGACGCCCGCCGAGGTGCCGCCGGGTTACGTGGAGAAGTTGGTGGCGACCGTGTTGAACGGCATCACGCCGCGGTAG